The Hymenobacter baengnokdamensis genome includes a region encoding these proteins:
- a CDS encoding DUF1573 domain-containing protein, whose product MLRHAAYPFLLAAALLVGCNRDKASEAGTQGMNAAAEEAATDAKANPTIDNPNVASDVEAPNPDAPVLTFAEKQFDFGDIRPDSKVQHTFKFTNTGKTPLLIADATASCGCTTPSWTKEAIAPGATGELQVQFDSHGKQGLISKQVNVRANTQPNMTTLYIKGNVLTN is encoded by the coding sequence ATGCTACGCCACGCCGCTTACCCTTTTCTGCTTGCCGCCGCCTTGTTAGTGGGCTGCAATCGCGACAAAGCCTCCGAGGCTGGTACCCAGGGCATGAATGCTGCTGCCGAAGAGGCCGCCACCGATGCCAAAGCCAACCCGACCATCGACAACCCCAACGTAGCCAGCGATGTGGAGGCTCCCAACCCTGATGCACCGGTGCTGACCTTTGCCGAAAAGCAGTTTGATTTTGGCGATATCCGGCCCGATAGCAAGGTGCAGCATACCTTTAAGTTCACCAACACCGGCAAAACGCCGCTGCTTATTGCCGATGCGACGGCCAGCTGCGGCTGCACCACCCCCAGCTGGACCAAGGAAGCCATTGCCCCCGGCGCTACCGGCGAGCTGCAGGTGCAGTTCGATAGCCACGGCAAGCAGGGCCTTATCAGCAAGCAGGTAAACGTGCGGGCCAATACGCAGCCCAACATGACTACCTTATATATAAAAGGTAACGTGCTGACGAACTAA
- the yajC gene encoding preprotein translocase subunit YajC has protein sequence MTFLTLLLQAPASSGIMQLVFPVAIGLVLYFFMIRPQQRKTADAKAFRESLVKGTRVVTIGGLHGLLVEVGPETVLLEVERGQRLRFDRSAVARVAGSSAAESTTAAIS, from the coding sequence ATGACTTTTCTTACTCTTTTGCTTCAGGCTCCCGCGAGCAGCGGCATTATGCAGCTTGTTTTTCCGGTTGCTATTGGCCTGGTGCTGTATTTTTTTATGATTCGGCCGCAGCAGCGCAAAACGGCCGATGCCAAAGCCTTCCGCGAGTCGCTGGTAAAAGGAACGCGCGTGGTCACCATTGGGGGCCTGCATGGCCTGCTGGTAGAAGTAGGCCCCGAAACCGTGCTGCTCGAAGTAGAGCGTGGCCAGCGCCTGCGCTTCGACCGTAGCGCCGTGGCGCGGGTAGCGGGCTCGTCGGCTGCGGAGAGTACCACGGCGGCCATCAGCTAG